A DNA window from Augochlora pura isolate Apur16 chromosome 9, APUR_v2.2.1, whole genome shotgun sequence contains the following coding sequences:
- the LOC144475039 gene encoding uncharacterized protein LOC144475039 isoform X2, with protein MGTMVRCWLLCSLLLLGYVQECWQLVIKSVNVPAIVKAGDTDYVILDCDYDLENTNKAGLYVKWFFNVNDLVYQWIYDEMSPMASELTRNYVDLTYEASNDPYTKHRAMKLNKPGIDLSGDYTCVISTYEDEKRASASMLVYSTEKNFDLQYRKKTVDDKDGVEITCTAEGLYPKPTLDISIEGVAAKMATTPSVTMSKDGLFNILKRATLLDEDLPEPAIVKCLLGIPEANYSVSHNTVYYRGSFAGRVSINVPLVMLHLALIKILN; from the exons aatGCTGGCAGCTGGTGATAAAAAGCGTGAACGTACCGGCGATAGTGAAGGCCGGCGACACCGACTACGTGATTCTGGACTGCGACTACGATCTCGAGAACACGAACAAGGCAGGGCTGTACGTGAAATGGTTCTTCAACGTAAACGACTTGGTCTACCAATGGATATACGACGAGATGAGCCCGATGGCCAGCGAGCTCACGCGCAACTACGTCGACCTGACGTACGAAGCCAGCAACGATCCGTACACCAAGCACCGGGCCATGAAATTGAATAAGCCTGGTATCGATCTTAGCGGCGACTACACGTGCGTCATATCCACTTACGAAGACGAGAAACGGGCGAGTGCTTCCATGCTCGTATATT CTACCGAGAAGAATTTCGATCTTCAATACAGAAAGAAGACCGTAGACGATAAGGACGGAGTGGAGATAACATGTACAGCAGAAGGACTGTATCCAAAACCAACTCTGGATATTTCCATCGA GGGTGTTGCGGCAAAGATGGCGACGACGCCCAGCGTTACGATGAGCAAGGACGGACTGTTCAATATCTTAAAACGAGCGACCTTGCTGGACGAAGATTTACCGGAACCGGCGATCGTCAAATGTTTGCTGGGTATACCGGAGGCGAACTACAGCGTTTCACACAATACCGTCTACTACCGCG GGAGCTTCGCTGGTCGAGTGTCAATTAATGTCCCTTTAGTGATGTTGCATCTGGCACTCATCAAGATTTTGAATTAA
- the LOC144475039 gene encoding uncharacterized protein LOC144475039 isoform X1: MGTMVRCWLLCSLLLLGYVQECWQLVIKSVNVPAIVKAGDTDYVILDCDYDLENTNKAGLYVKWFFNVNDLVYQWIYDEMSPMASELTRNYVDLTYEASNDPYTKHRAMKLNKPGIDLSGDYTCVISTYEDEKRASASMLVYSTEKNFDLQYRKKTVDDKDGVEITCTAEGLYPKPTLDISIEGVAAKMATTPSVTMSKDGLFNILKRATLLDEDLPEPAIVKCLLGIPEANYSVSHNTVYYRGPPTTTSTATTKLLHIMENQALDNSEPGNGGGSFAGRVSINVPLVMLHLALIKILN, translated from the exons aatGCTGGCAGCTGGTGATAAAAAGCGTGAACGTACCGGCGATAGTGAAGGCCGGCGACACCGACTACGTGATTCTGGACTGCGACTACGATCTCGAGAACACGAACAAGGCAGGGCTGTACGTGAAATGGTTCTTCAACGTAAACGACTTGGTCTACCAATGGATATACGACGAGATGAGCCCGATGGCCAGCGAGCTCACGCGCAACTACGTCGACCTGACGTACGAAGCCAGCAACGATCCGTACACCAAGCACCGGGCCATGAAATTGAATAAGCCTGGTATCGATCTTAGCGGCGACTACACGTGCGTCATATCCACTTACGAAGACGAGAAACGGGCGAGTGCTTCCATGCTCGTATATT CTACCGAGAAGAATTTCGATCTTCAATACAGAAAGAAGACCGTAGACGATAAGGACGGAGTGGAGATAACATGTACAGCAGAAGGACTGTATCCAAAACCAACTCTGGATATTTCCATCGA GGGTGTTGCGGCAAAGATGGCGACGACGCCCAGCGTTACGATGAGCAAGGACGGACTGTTCAATATCTTAAAACGAGCGACCTTGCTGGACGAAGATTTACCGGAACCGGCGATCGTCAAATGTTTGCTGGGTATACCGGAGGCGAACTACAGCGTTTCACACAATACCGTCTACTACCGCG GACCGCCTACTACCACTTCAACCGCTACAACGAAGCTGCTGCACATAATGGAGAACCAAGCGCTAGACAACTCAGAGCCTGGCAATGGTGGTG GGAGCTTCGCTGGTCGAGTGTCAATTAATGTCCCTTTAGTGATGTTGCATCTGGCACTCATCAAGATTTTGAATTAA